A window of the Lonchura striata isolate bLonStr1 unplaced genomic scaffold, bLonStr1.mat Scaffold_312, whole genome shotgun sequence genome harbors these coding sequences:
- the LOC144248714 gene encoding LOW QUALITY PROTEIN: uncharacterized protein LOC144248714 (The sequence of the model RefSeq protein was modified relative to this genomic sequence to represent the inferred CDS: inserted 1 base in 1 codon), translating into MEAPLWALLLLPLPPLLASLCARCRRARPPQRPLLDNYDCKPPLSXPPPARFMVVTPRCECPSPQPLQPAWATPWEPRSLGPPQAPPSRRVSAEPEPDPPEDADYSNEPSASGYVTVLPDPPPPDDVTDDVTDDVTAAPGAGEGEGEGEEPYENVPEADGGSRAPSLEYINVPGGAQASESDEGADYENL; encoded by the exons aTGGAGGCGCCGCTCtgggcgctgctgctgctgcccctccccCCCCTGCTGGCCTCGCTCTGCGCGCGCTGCCGGCGGGCCCGCC CGCCGCAGCGCCCCCTGCTGGACAACTACGACTGCAA gccccccCTCA GCCCTCCCCCAGCCCGGTTCATGGTGGTGACGCCGCGATGTGA GTgcccctccccccagcccctgcagccggCCTGGGCGACCCCGTGGGAGCCGCGGAGCCTCGG CCCCCCCCAGGCCCCCCCGAGCCGCCGCGTCTCGGCCGAGCCGGAGCCGG acccccccgaGGACGCCGATTACTCCAACGAGCCCTCGGCCAGCGGCTACGT GACGGTGCTGCCGGACCCGCCCCCGCCCGATGACGTCACTGATGACGTCACTGATGACGTCACGGCCGCCCCCGGGgcgggggagggggagggggagggggaggagcCCTACGAGAACGTCCCCGAGGCCGACGGCGGCTCCCGCG CGCCCAGCCTGGAGTACATCAACGTCCCGGGGGGGGCCCAGG